CGCGACCGCGCGCCGATCCATGACGTGCCGACACAGCGCAAGATGCTGGAAGGGATCTCGAAGGCGGTGTTCCGCATCTGGGATTGCCATGCCGCGGTCGGCACGCTGAAGGCGGCCGTTTCGGCGGCGCTCTCGGCTCCGACGGGGCCGGTCAGCCTTGAAATCCCGGTCGACGTGCAGCGCGCGCCGATTTCCAGCACCGCGAAGATCGGCAAGCCGGCCGTGCTGAAACCCCGCGCCGATGACGCGGAGATCGAAGCGCTGGCTGCCCGCATCCTGAAGGCGAAACGCCCGATGATCTGGCTGGGCGGCGGCGCGAAGGACGCCGGCATCCCGGCCACCGAACTGGTCGAACGCGGCTTTGGCGCCGTCAGCTCGACCAACGGGCGCGGCGTGGTGGCGGAAACCCATCCCGCGACGCTCGGGGCCTTCAACATGGGGCCGGATGCGATCAAGCTTTACCAGACCTGCGACCTGATGGTCGTCGTCGGTTCGCGCTTGCGCGGCAACGAAACCAAGGACAACGACATGCCGCTGCCGCCGATCTGCCAGATCGACGCCGAGGCCAGCCAGGGCGGGCGCAACTACCCGGTCGAGATGATGATCCACGGTGATGCCGAGGATACCCTGGCGCGGCTGCTGGAAATGCTGCCTGCAAAGCTTGATACCGACCCGAACCTGCCGCATGAGATCGCGGTGGTGCGGGCGACTGCCGAAGGCCAGATGCGCGCCATGCTCGGCCCCTATCGGACGGTCGCGGATGCGTTGCAGGAACGTGTCCTGCCGGGGCGCCACCCCTGGGTGCGGGACGTGACGATCACCAATTCGACCTTCGGCAACCGCTACGTGCAGATCGCCGAACCGCGCCTGGGCGTCCACGCGCTTGGCGGTGGCATCGGGCAGGGGATCGCCATGGGTGTCGGCGCGGCGCTGGCCAGCGCCGAGGAACCCGGATCCCCCAAGGCGATCACGCTGGTCGGGGACGGGGGCGCGATGCTGGGCATGGCCGAGCTGATCACCGCCGTCGACGAAAACGCGCCTCTGGTCTACGTGCTGATGAACGACAGTGCCTATGGCGTGATCCAGAACATCCAGGACGCGCAATACGACGGCCGCCGCCATTATTCCAAGATCGCGGTGCCGAACTTTGCCAAGCTCTGCGATGCGGTCGAGATGCCGCACATGAAGGTCGATAATATCGACGCCTTCGCCGCCGCCCTGGACGAGGCCATCGCGCGCCCCGGTCCCGTCGTGCTCGAGGTGGACATGGTCGCCATCGGCCCCTACGCCCAGCAGTTCGCAGGCCCGCCCGCGGGTGCTGCCGGCAAGGCGGAGTAAGGCATGCATCTTGGACTGATCGGTTACGGCAATATCGCGGCCACCCTGTTGAAGATCCTCGACGCGCAGGGGCAATTGCCTGCGCGCGTCTCGGTCCTGGCCCGTCCGGGTCGGGCAGAGGCCGCGCGCGCCGCCTTCGCCTTTCCGGTGGAGATCTTCGAGGAAGTCGCGGATTTCCTGGCCGCCAGGCCCGACTACGTTGTCGAGGCCGCGACCCATGCCGCGGTGAAGGGCCCCGTTCTTGAAACCTTGCGCGCGGGGGTCCCGGTGCTGGTCGTCTCCATCGGCGCGCTTGCCGACGCGGACACAGAGGCGGCGATCCGCGAGGCTGCCACCGCCGGCAAGACGCAGGCGCATCTGTCCAACGGCGCCGTGGGGGGCATCGACATGCTGGCCGCCGCCCGGCTTTCGGGTATCGACAGCGTCGCCTATACATCGCGCAAACCGCCGCAGGCCTGGGCGGGCACCCCCGCCGACGGGCTGCTGGATCTGGCCGCGCTGACCGAGGCCACGACCTTCTACGAAGGCACGGCCCGGCAGGCGGCGACGGACTACCCCAAGAACGCCAACGTGGCAGCCACCATCGCCCTTGCGGGCGCGGGCTGGCAGGCCACCACGGTGCGCATGGTCGCGGACCCCTCGGTCTCGGCCAATATCCACGAATTCACGGTGCGCTCCGGCGCGCTGGATTTCACGGTGACACTGGAAGGCAAACCTTCGCCCGACAACCCCAAGACCAGCGTTTCCACGGTTTATGCGCTGGCACGGGCGGTGCTGAACCAGACCTCGCCGCTGACACTCTAGAGGATGACATGAAAGACCTGACCACAGAGCTTCCCGACGGCCGCCTTTTCATCGGCGGAGAATGGGAGACGGGCACCGGGGCGGAAATCACCTCGACCTATCCGCATGACGGTTCCTTCAACCTCAGCTTCAAGGGCGCGTCCCGTGCCGATGGCGAAAAGGCCATCGCGCGGGCCAAGGCCGCGCAGGCCGATCCCGCATGGGCCAACCTGCTGCCGCATGAGCGCGCCCGGATGCTGCACGCGATCGCCGACGGAATCGAGGCGAACATCGAGCGGATCTCCTACGTCCAGTCGCGCGACACCGGCAAGACACGCGGTGAAACCCGCGCGCTGGCAGGCTCTGCCGTTGGTACTTTCCGCTATTTCGCCGCGGTGCTGGAAACCTCGGACGACGATTTGACGGTGCAGCGCGCCACGGCGCTGACGGCCTCGATCCATGAACCCATCGGCGTCGTCGCGGCGATCACGCCTTGGAATTCGCCTATCGCGTCCGACGCCCAGAAGGTCGCGCCTGCGCTCGCCGCCGGCAACGCGGTCATCATCAAGCCCTCCAGCTGGTCGCCCATGGTCTCGCTTGTCCTCGCGGAAATCTGCGAAGAGGTCGGCCTGCCCAAGGGCCTTCTGTCCGTCCTGCCCGGCGCGGGGCGCGAGATCGGCAACCTGCTGGTCGAACACTGCGACATCGGGCGCGTCGCCTTTACCGGCGGCACGGTGACCGGGCGGCGGCTGGCAGCCCAGGCGGGCGAAAAGCTGATGCCTGTTTCGCTGGAACTGGGCGGGAAATCCCCGACCATCGTCTTTGAAGACCACGACCGGGACCTGACGATCGCGGGCATCCTTTTCGGCATCTTCTCGTCTTCGGGTCAAAGCTGCATCGCGGGCTCGCGCCTGTTCGTGCAGAAGGCGATCTATGACGACTTCCTTGCCGACCTGGTGAAGGCCACCGAAAAGCTGGTCGTCGGCGCGCCCGACGATCCCGCCACGCAGGTCGCCCCGATGATCTGCGCCGAACACCGCGACAGCGTGGAAAAATACATCGCGCTGGCACAGGAAGAGGGCGGCAAGGTCCTTTGCGGCGGCACCCGACCGGAAGGCGAGGCCTTCGCCAAGGGTTCCTACCTGAAGCCCACGATCATCGCCGGCCTGACCAACGACGCGCAGGTCTGCCGCGAAGAGATCTTCGGCCCGGTGCTGGTCGTCCTGCCGTTCGAGGACGAGGCCGAGGTGATCGCCCAGTCCAACGACAACGATTACGGTCTTGCTTGCGGCATCTGGACGAAGGACTTCCCCCGCGCCTGGCGTCTGGCCCGCGCGATCAAGGCCGGCACGGTCTGGATCAACACCTACAAGCAGTTCTCGATCTCGACCCCCTTCGGCGGCGACGGAGCCTCGGGCATGGGGCGTGAAAAGGGCCGCGAGGGGCTGCGTGCCTGGCAGCGGCAAAAGGGCATCTATGCGGACCTGACGGGCAATCCGCATCCATGGGCGAGGGTTGGCCAATGACACTGCAGAACCGCAACATCCTTGTCACCGGGGCCGGGGGCGGCCTTGGCCGCGACATCGTGCTGGCCTGTGGCCGGGCCGGGGCCCATGTGATCCTGTCTGATTTCAACGAAGAGACGGTGCAGGCCTCGCTTGCCGCCCTGCAAGCGGCGGGTGGCAGCGGAGAGGTCCGTCTGGCAGACCTCAGCGACCCGGAGTCCATCGCTGCGCTTGGCGCGGGGCTGGACGGGCCGCTGCATGGTCTGATCAACAACGGCGCGATTGCCACCGGGATTGGCGGCATCGGTTACCGCGATATCGAGATCGAGACCTGGGATCGTGTCATGCAGGTCAACGTGCGCGGAACCTGGCTGATGATCCGCGCCTGTGCCGATGCGCTGATCGCCTCCGGGTCCGGCCGGGTGGTGAACCTGGCCTCGGATACCGCCCTTTGGGGGGCGCAGAACCTGCTGGCCTATACCAGTTCCAAGGGGGCCGTCATGGCGATGACCCGCAGCCTGGCGCGGGAAATGGGCCCCGATGGCGTCGGTCTGACCACCATCGCGCCCGGCATCCTGACCACCGAAAGCACCGACTACGTGCCCGAGGCGCGCCATACCCACTACGAGACCGGCCGCGCCGTGCCGGGCAAGCAGGGCACGGGCGAGGTGGCCGAGGTCGCTGCCTTCCTGGTGTCCGAACCCGCCATCACGCTTACTGGTCAGACGCTACCCGTCGACCACGGC
The Pseudooceanicola algae genome window above contains:
- a CDS encoding aspartate dehydrogenase, with product MHLGLIGYGNIAATLLKILDAQGQLPARVSVLARPGRAEAARAAFAFPVEIFEEVADFLAARPDYVVEAATHAAVKGPVLETLRAGVPVLVVSIGALADADTEAAIREAATAGKTQAHLSNGAVGGIDMLAAARLSGIDSVAYTSRKPPQAWAGTPADGLLDLAALTEATTFYEGTARQAATDYPKNANVAATIALAGAGWQATTVRMVADPSVSANIHEFTVRSGALDFTVTLEGKPSPDNPKTSVSTVYALARAVLNQTSPLTL
- a CDS encoding aldehyde dehydrogenase, with protein sequence MKDLTTELPDGRLFIGGEWETGTGAEITSTYPHDGSFNLSFKGASRADGEKAIARAKAAQADPAWANLLPHERARMLHAIADGIEANIERISYVQSRDTGKTRGETRALAGSAVGTFRYFAAVLETSDDDLTVQRATALTASIHEPIGVVAAITPWNSPIASDAQKVAPALAAGNAVIIKPSSWSPMVSLVLAEICEEVGLPKGLLSVLPGAGREIGNLLVEHCDIGRVAFTGGTVTGRRLAAQAGEKLMPVSLELGGKSPTIVFEDHDRDLTIAGILFGIFSSSGQSCIAGSRLFVQKAIYDDFLADLVKATEKLVVGAPDDPATQVAPMICAEHRDSVEKYIALAQEEGGKVLCGGTRPEGEAFAKGSYLKPTIIAGLTNDAQVCREEIFGPVLVVLPFEDEAEVIAQSNDNDYGLACGIWTKDFPRAWRLARAIKAGTVWINTYKQFSISTPFGGDGASGMGREKGREGLRAWQRQKGIYADLTGNPHPWARVGQ
- a CDS encoding thiamine pyrophosphate-binding protein yields the protein MKSLAAFPDTSDLSPANDAAPASLAIVGDQLAEALADLGVTTLFGVISIHNMPILDAIARQGRIRFVPARGEAGAMNMADAYARVTGGLGVIMSSTGTAAGNTAGGQVEALTAGSRLLHITSQVDTKFADRDRAPIHDVPTQRKMLEGISKAVFRIWDCHAAVGTLKAAVSAALSAPTGPVSLEIPVDVQRAPISSTAKIGKPAVLKPRADDAEIEALAARILKAKRPMIWLGGGAKDAGIPATELVERGFGAVSSTNGRGVVAETHPATLGAFNMGPDAIKLYQTCDLMVVVGSRLRGNETKDNDMPLPPICQIDAEASQGGRNYPVEMMIHGDAEDTLARLLEMLPAKLDTDPNLPHEIAVVRATAEGQMRAMLGPYRTVADALQERVLPGRHPWVRDVTITNSTFGNRYVQIAEPRLGVHALGGGIGQGIAMGVGAALASAEEPGSPKAITLVGDGGAMLGMAELITAVDENAPLVYVLMNDSAYGVIQNIQDAQYDGRRHYSKIAVPNFAKLCDAVEMPHMKVDNIDAFAAALDEAIARPGPVVLEVDMVAIGPYAQQFAGPPAGAAGKAE
- a CDS encoding SDR family oxidoreductase, whose amino-acid sequence is MTLQNRNILVTGAGGGLGRDIVLACGRAGAHVILSDFNEETVQASLAALQAAGGSGEVRLADLSDPESIAALGAGLDGPLHGLINNGAIATGIGGIGYRDIEIETWDRVMQVNVRGTWLMIRACADALIASGSGRVVNLASDTALWGAQNLLAYTSSKGAVMAMTRSLAREMGPDGVGLTTIAPGILTTESTDYVPEARHTHYETGRAVPGKQGTGEVAEVAAFLVSEPAITLTGQTLPVDHGFVFN